In Halopseudomonas xinjiangensis, a single genomic region encodes these proteins:
- a CDS encoding bifunctional prephenate dehydrogenase/3-phosphoshikimate 1-carboxyvinyltransferase: MTDVNNLSPHQSIIGRLAVVGLGLIGGSFAKGLRASGLCGEVVGCDPDPLTRRLAVPLGVVDRVTDSLAEAVRDADVIMLAVPVLAMEPVLAELASLDLGQAVVSDVGSTKGAVVRAVEEAFGDVPALFVPGHPIAGSEKSGVEAARGDLFARHKVILTPLEHTSEQAVALITRLWRALDADVEAMTVADHDEVLAATSHLPHLLAFSLVDTLAARSENMEIFRYAAGGFRDFTRIAASDPVMWRDVFLANRDAVLRSLDAFTRDLDRLREAVAERDANTLLGVFTRAKSAREHFSTILARRAYMEPMQTQSISFIASPGGRVQGTARVPGDKSISHRSIMLGSLADGVTEVEGFLEGEDSLATLQAFRDMGVVIEGPHHGRVTISGVGLHGLQAPPGPLYVGNSGTSMRLLSGLLAAQSFDTTLSGDTSLSKRPMARVAKPLREMGAEIDTAAEGRPPLRIKGGHKLMGMDYVMPMASAQVKSCLLLAGLYAAGSTSVTEPAPTRDHTERMLRGFGYPVRVDGSTVTIEPGHKLTACKIDVPADISSAAFFMVAASIAEGSDLVLEHVGINPTRIGVINILRAMGADLTLQNEREVGGEPVADVRIRYAPLKGIDIPVDQVPLAIDEFPVLFVAAACAEGRTVLRGAEELRVKESDRIQVMADGLQALGVRAEPTADGIVIDGGAIHGGKVDSHGDHRIAMSFSVASLRAKGDIIITDCANVATSFPDFVGLAQSVGIKVRMEEGA, from the coding sequence GTGACTGACGTAAATAACCTGTCACCTCACCAGAGCATAATCGGTCGCCTTGCTGTCGTCGGACTTGGCCTGATCGGTGGCTCCTTCGCCAAGGGGCTGCGGGCGAGCGGGCTATGCGGTGAGGTAGTCGGTTGCGATCCTGATCCGCTGACGCGGCGACTGGCTGTGCCGTTGGGTGTGGTCGACCGTGTCACCGATAGCCTCGCTGAGGCGGTGCGCGACGCCGATGTGATCATGCTCGCCGTGCCGGTGCTGGCGATGGAGCCGGTGCTTGCGGAACTGGCGTCGCTCGACCTCGGTCAGGCCGTGGTATCGGATGTGGGCAGCACCAAGGGTGCCGTGGTCAGGGCAGTCGAGGAAGCGTTCGGCGACGTACCGGCCCTCTTCGTGCCCGGTCACCCGATCGCTGGCTCAGAGAAAAGTGGCGTCGAGGCCGCGCGGGGCGATCTGTTCGCCCGACACAAAGTGATTCTTACGCCGTTGGAACACACCAGCGAACAGGCTGTCGCACTCATCACTCGCTTGTGGCGGGCGCTCGACGCCGACGTCGAGGCGATGACCGTTGCGGACCATGACGAAGTCCTGGCAGCGACAAGTCATTTACCGCATCTGTTGGCGTTCTCGCTGGTCGACACCTTGGCGGCGCGCAGCGAAAACATGGAAATATTCCGCTACGCGGCAGGCGGATTTCGCGACTTCACACGTATTGCTGCCAGCGATCCGGTGATGTGGCGGGACGTGTTTCTCGCCAACCGCGACGCCGTATTGCGCAGCCTGGATGCGTTCACCCGCGATCTGGACAGGTTGCGTGAGGCAGTAGCCGAACGAGACGCCAATACCTTGCTCGGCGTGTTTACCCGAGCCAAGTCGGCGCGTGAACATTTCAGTACGATACTGGCCAGAAGGGCCTATATGGAACCTATGCAGACTCAATCGATCAGCTTCATCGCTAGTCCCGGTGGCCGAGTGCAGGGCACCGCCAGAGTACCCGGGGACAAATCCATCTCCCACCGATCGATCATGCTCGGCTCGCTGGCCGATGGCGTCACCGAGGTAGAGGGGTTCTTGGAGGGTGAAGACAGCCTGGCAACGCTGCAGGCATTCCGTGACATGGGCGTGGTAATCGAAGGGCCGCACCATGGCCGAGTGACCATCAGCGGTGTCGGTCTGCATGGTCTCCAGGCGCCGCCCGGCCCACTGTATGTAGGGAACTCGGGTACTTCCATGCGCCTGTTGTCGGGATTGCTGGCAGCGCAGTCGTTCGATACGACCCTGTCCGGCGATACGTCGCTCTCGAAGCGTCCGATGGCGCGCGTAGCAAAGCCGCTACGCGAGATGGGCGCGGAAATCGACACCGCGGCGGAGGGTCGTCCGCCCTTGCGTATAAAGGGCGGCCATAAATTGATGGGCATGGACTACGTCATGCCGATGGCCAGCGCGCAGGTCAAGTCATGCCTGCTGTTGGCCGGCCTGTATGCCGCCGGCAGCACGTCGGTTACCGAGCCTGCACCGACCCGCGACCATACCGAACGGATGCTTCGCGGTTTTGGTTACCCGGTTCGCGTTGATGGCTCGACGGTCACCATAGAGCCGGGACACAAGCTCACCGCGTGCAAGATCGACGTACCTGCCGATATTTCCTCTGCAGCGTTTTTCATGGTCGCGGCGAGCATCGCCGAAGGTTCGGACCTGGTCCTGGAACATGTGGGAATCAACCCCACACGGATCGGTGTGATCAATATTCTGCGCGCGATGGGCGCTGACCTTACCCTGCAGAACGAACGGGAAGTGGGTGGGGAGCCGGTAGCCGATGTGCGGATCCGGTACGCACCGCTCAAGGGCATCGACATCCCGGTAGATCAGGTTCCCCTGGCCATCGACGAATTCCCAGTGCTGTTCGTTGCCGCAGCCTGTGCCGAAGGGCGCACTGTATTGCGGGGCGCGGAAGAGCTGCGGGTCAAGGAATCGGACCGCATTCAGGTCATGGCTGACGGTTTGCAGGCGCTGGGCGTGCGCGCCGAGCCGACCGCCGACGGCATCGTCATCGACGGTGGGGCTATTCACGGCGGGAAAGTCGACAGCCATGGAGATCATCGTATCGCCATGTCATTCAGCGTGGCTTCGCTGCGCGCCAAGGGTGACATCATCATCACCGACTGTGCCAATGTCGCAACATCGTTCCCTGATTTCGTGGGGCTTGCCCAGTCGGTCGGCATCAAGGTGCGGATGGAGGAGGGCGCATGA
- the pheA gene encoding prephenate dehydratase: protein MSDEAQLKALRNRIDSIDEKIMELISERAACAQTVAHVKQKSLPEGTKPVFYRPEREAWVLKHIMELNKGPLDNEEMARLFREIMSACLALEEPLRVAYLGPEGTFTQAAAIKHFGHSVISVPMAAIDEIFREVAAGAVQFGVVPVENSTEGAINHTLDSFLEHDMVICGEVELRIHHHLLIGENTKTDKISRVYSHAQSLAQCRKWLDAHYPNVERVAVSSNADAARRVKGEWNSAAIAGDMACELYGLSKIAEKIEDRPDNSTRFLIIGSQSVPPTGDDKTSIIVSMRNKPGALHSLLQPFHTNGIDLSRIETRPSRSGKWTYVFFIDFFGHHADPLIKDVLEKINDESVALKVLGSYPKAVL from the coding sequence ATGTCAGACGAAGCTCAACTCAAGGCTCTGCGTAATCGCATCGACTCGATCGACGAGAAGATCATGGAGCTGATCAGCGAGCGTGCCGCCTGTGCTCAGACGGTCGCCCACGTCAAACAGAAATCCCTGCCCGAAGGCACCAAGCCGGTGTTCTACCGTCCCGAACGTGAAGCCTGGGTGCTCAAGCACATCATGGAGCTGAACAAGGGGCCGCTGGACAACGAGGAAATGGCGCGTCTGTTCCGCGAGATCATGTCGGCGTGCCTGGCTCTGGAGGAGCCGCTGCGCGTCGCCTATCTCGGCCCGGAAGGGACCTTTACCCAGGCGGCTGCCATCAAGCACTTCGGCCATTCGGTCATCAGCGTGCCGATGGCTGCGATCGATGAGATCTTCCGCGAGGTAGCGGCCGGTGCCGTGCAGTTTGGCGTGGTGCCTGTGGAGAACTCCACCGAAGGCGCGATAAACCATACGCTGGACAGTTTTCTCGAGCATGACATGGTGATCTGTGGCGAAGTCGAGCTACGTATTCACCATCACTTGCTCATCGGCGAGAACACCAAGACCGACAAGATTTCCCGCGTTTATTCCCACGCCCAGTCGCTGGCCCAGTGTCGCAAGTGGCTGGACGCGCATTACCCCAATGTCGAACGAGTCGCTGTCAGCAGCAACGCAGACGCTGCACGGCGGGTGAAGGGCGAATGGAACTCGGCGGCCATCGCAGGCGATATGGCGTGCGAACTCTACGGTCTGAGCAAGATTGCAGAAAAGATCGAGGACCGCCCCGACAATTCCACCCGCTTTCTCATCATCGGCAGCCAGTCGGTGCCGCCGACGGGGGATGACAAGACCTCGATCATCGTGTCGATGCGCAACAAGCCGGGCGCCTTGCACTCATTGTTGCAGCCATTTCATACCAATGGCATCGACCTGTCGCGAATCGAGACCCGTCCTTCACGCAGCGGCAAGTGGACGTATGTGTTCTTCATCGATTTCTTCGGCCATCACGCCGATCCGTTGATCAAGGATGTGCTGGAAAAGATCAACGACGAATCCGTAGCGCTGAAGGTTCTCGGTTCTTACCCGAAAGCAGTACTCTGA
- the serC gene encoding 3-phosphoserine/phosphohydroxythreonine transaminase, producing the protein MSNRLYNFCAGPAALPEPVLQRAQADLLDWQGKGLSVMEMSHRSDEFVSIAERAEQDLRDLLTIPSDYKVLFLQGGASQQFAQIPLNLLPEDGSADYIDTGIWSAKAIEEASRYGHVNVAASAKSMDYFAIPGQNDWQLSEKATYVHYTPNETIGGLEFGWIPDVEKPLIADMSSTILSRPLDVSRFGLIYAGAQKNIGPSGLVVVIVQEDLLGNARASCPTMLDYSVAAKNGSMYNTPPTFAWYLSGLIFQWLKEQGGLEGMERVNQAKQRKLYAAIDSSELYSNPINIADRSWMNIPFRLADDRLDKPFLAGAEQRGLLNLKGHRSVGGMRASVYNAVPESAVDALIEYMAEFEKQHG; encoded by the coding sequence GTGAGCAACCGACTGTACAACTTCTGCGCGGGTCCGGCGGCTTTGCCGGAGCCTGTTTTGCAACGTGCCCAGGCGGACCTGCTGGACTGGCAGGGCAAGGGCCTGTCGGTGATGGAAATGAGCCATCGCAGCGACGAATTCGTCAGCATAGCCGAGCGCGCCGAACAGGATCTGCGCGACCTGCTCACCATTCCCTCGGATTACAAGGTGCTGTTTCTGCAGGGTGGTGCCAGCCAGCAGTTCGCTCAGATTCCGCTGAACCTGTTGCCTGAAGATGGCAGCGCGGACTACATCGACACGGGTATCTGGTCGGCGAAAGCGATCGAGGAGGCCTCGCGGTATGGTCACGTCAACGTCGCCGCCTCGGCCAAGTCGATGGACTATTTCGCGATTCCCGGCCAGAACGACTGGCAGCTGTCCGAGAAGGCCACCTACGTTCATTACACACCCAATGAAACCATTGGCGGGCTGGAGTTCGGCTGGATTCCTGATGTCGAGAAGCCGCTGATCGCGGACATGTCCTCTACCATCCTTTCGCGTCCGCTGGACGTATCCAGGTTTGGTCTGATCTACGCCGGCGCACAGAAGAACATCGGCCCCAGCGGACTGGTGGTGGTCATCGTGCAGGAAGACTTGCTCGGCAACGCCCGCGCCAGTTGCCCGACCATGCTCGACTATAGCGTCGCGGCGAAAAATGGTTCGATGTACAACACCCCTCCGACCTTCGCCTGGTATCTCTCCGGCCTGATTTTCCAATGGTTGAAGGAGCAGGGTGGTCTGGAAGGGATGGAGCGGGTCAATCAGGCCAAGCAGCGCAAGCTGTACGCAGCCATCGATTCCAGCGAGCTGTACAGCAACCCGATCAACATAGCCGACCGCTCCTGGATGAACATCCCGTTCCGCCTGGCTGACGATCGTCTGGATAAGCCATTCCTCGCTGGTGCAGAGCAGCGCGGGCTGCTCAACCTCAAGGGCCATCGTTCGGTCGGCGGTATGCGTGCGTCAGTCTATAACGCCGTGCCGGAAAGCGCTGTCGATGCGCTGATTGAATACATGGCCGAATTCGAAAAGCAGCACGGTTGA
- the hisC gene encoding histidinol-phosphate transaminase, with translation MSCDFLALAQPGVQKLSPYVPGKPVEELARELGLDPADIVKLASNENPLGPSPLAIQAIQSALPELTRYPDGNGFTLKQALAERFDVSPAMITLGNGSNDILELITRAFVGPQHEVVFSEHAFAVYPIVTQAVGARAVVVPARNWGHDLEAMAEAITPATRLVFIANPNNPTGTWIGRGELEAFLERVPEEVIVVLDEAYTEYVEDSDMPNGLDYLSGRPNLLVSRTFSKAYGLAALRVGYAMSNPAIADAMNRVRQPFNVNSLALAAAVATLGDVNYLAESRLTNRQGMLQLEEGLQLMGLSWILSRGNFVAVDLGREAAPVFQALLREGVIVRPVANYGMPNHLRVTIGLKRENQRFLEALTKVLASD, from the coding sequence ATGAGTTGTGATTTCCTCGCCCTGGCCCAGCCGGGCGTGCAGAAGCTGTCACCCTATGTGCCTGGCAAGCCGGTTGAAGAACTGGCGCGCGAACTTGGCCTTGATCCGGCCGATATCGTCAAACTTGCCAGCAATGAGAATCCCCTGGGTCCGAGTCCTCTGGCCATCCAGGCTATTCAGTCTGCGTTGCCGGAGCTAACCCGCTATCCGGACGGCAACGGCTTCACGCTCAAACAGGCACTGGCTGAACGGTTCGACGTGTCGCCTGCGATGATTACCCTTGGCAACGGCTCCAATGACATCCTCGAGCTGATCACGCGTGCCTTCGTTGGGCCGCAGCACGAGGTGGTTTTCAGCGAGCATGCGTTTGCCGTTTATCCGATCGTCACCCAGGCTGTGGGCGCCAGGGCGGTGGTCGTGCCTGCCAGAAACTGGGGACATGATCTCGAAGCGATGGCCGAGGCGATTACCCCCGCGACGCGGCTGGTCTTCATTGCCAATCCGAATAACCCGACCGGCACATGGATCGGCCGCGGTGAACTGGAAGCCTTCCTCGAGCGCGTTCCGGAGGAGGTCATCGTCGTACTGGACGAGGCCTATACCGAGTATGTAGAAGACAGCGACATGCCCAATGGGCTGGACTATCTGTCCGGTCGGCCGAATCTGCTGGTCTCGCGCACATTCTCAAAGGCTTATGGGCTGGCTGCGCTGCGGGTCGGATATGCCATGTCCAATCCCGCTATCGCTGACGCCATGAACCGGGTCCGGCAGCCATTCAACGTCAACAGCCTGGCGCTTGCCGCTGCGGTCGCAACGCTCGGCGACGTGAACTATCTTGCCGAGAGTCGTCTGACCAATCGGCAGGGCATGTTGCAGCTCGAAGAAGGCCTCCAGCTCATGGGACTCAGCTGGATCCTGTCCCGCGGAAACTTCGTTGCGGTGGACCTGGGCCGGGAAGCTGCTCCGGTATTCCAGGCTCTGTTGCGTGAAGGCGTGATCGTGCGTCCCGTCGCCAACTACGGAATGCCCAACCACCTGCGCGTCACGATCGGTTTGAAGCGAGAGAATCAGCGCTTTCTCGAGGCACTGACCAAGGTCCTCGCCAGTGACTGA
- the rpsA gene encoding 30S ribosomal protein S1: MSESFAELFEESLKTLDMEPGSIITGIVVDIDSDWVTVHAGLKSEGVIPREQFLNDQGELTINVGDEVHVALDAVEDGFGETKLSREKAKRAESWKVLEAAFAAEEIVKGVINGKVKGGFTVDVNTIRAFLPGSLVDVRPVRDTTHLEGKELEFKVIKLDQKRNNVVVSRRAVLEAENSAEREALLETLQEGQVVKGIVKNLTDYGAFVDLGGVDGLLHITDMAWKRIKHPSEIVNVGDEIDVKVLKFDRERNRVSLGLKQLGEDPWVAITGRYPEGTRVNAKVTNLTDYGCFAELEEGVEGLVHVSEMDWTNKNIHPSKVVQVGDEVEVMVLDIDEDRRRISLGIKQCKMNPWEEFSSKFNKGDKISGSIKSITDFGIFIGLDGGIDGLVHLSDISWNETGEEAVRRFKKGDEIETVILSVDPERERISLGVKQLEDDPFSNFVSLNEKGTIVTGTVKEVDAKGAVITLGDDIEGTLKASEISRDRVEDARNALNVGDEVEAKIISVDRKSRVISLSIKAKDVEDEKEAIQGLRQQEMAAAGPTTIGDLIKQQMENKGN, encoded by the coding sequence ATGAGCGAAAGCTTTGCCGAACTTTTTGAAGAAAGCCTGAAAACCCTTGATATGGAGCCGGGCTCCATCATCACCGGTATCGTTGTGGACATCGACTCTGACTGGGTCACTGTCCACGCCGGCCTGAAATCCGAGGGTGTCATTCCACGCGAGCAGTTCCTGAACGATCAGGGCGAACTGACCATCAACGTGGGTGATGAGGTACATGTTGCACTGGACGCCGTCGAAGACGGTTTTGGTGAAACCAAGCTCTCCCGTGAGAAGGCCAAGCGCGCCGAATCCTGGAAGGTCCTCGAAGCAGCTTTCGCCGCAGAAGAAATCGTCAAGGGTGTCATCAACGGGAAGGTCAAAGGTGGCTTTACCGTCGACGTCAACACCATTCGCGCGTTCCTGCCGGGTTCGCTGGTCGATGTCCGCCCTGTGCGCGACACCACCCACCTGGAAGGCAAGGAACTCGAATTCAAGGTCATCAAGCTCGACCAGAAGCGCAACAACGTTGTCGTTTCCCGTCGCGCCGTGCTCGAAGCCGAGAACAGCGCCGAGCGTGAAGCTCTGCTCGAAACTCTGCAGGAAGGTCAGGTCGTCAAAGGTATCGTCAAGAACCTCACCGATTACGGTGCGTTCGTCGACCTGGGCGGCGTAGACGGCCTGCTGCACATCACCGACATGGCCTGGAAGCGCATCAAGCATCCTTCCGAGATCGTCAACGTTGGTGACGAGATCGACGTCAAGGTCCTGAAGTTCGATCGCGAGCGTAACCGCGTATCGCTGGGTCTGAAGCAGCTGGGCGAAGATCCATGGGTCGCTATCACCGGTCGTTACCCGGAAGGCACCCGTGTCAATGCCAAGGTCACCAACCTCACCGACTACGGCTGCTTCGCCGAGCTGGAAGAGGGTGTCGAAGGCCTGGTACACGTGTCCGAAATGGATTGGACCAACAAGAACATCCACCCGTCCAAGGTCGTTCAGGTCGGCGACGAAGTGGAAGTCATGGTTCTGGACATCGACGAAGATCGTCGTCGTATCTCCCTGGGCATCAAGCAGTGCAAGATGAACCCGTGGGAAGAGTTCTCCAGCAAGTTCAACAAGGGCGACAAGATCTCCGGCTCGATCAAGTCGATCACCGACTTCGGTATCTTCATTGGCCTGGACGGCGGCATCGACGGTCTGGTTCACCTGTCCGATATCTCCTGGAACGAAACTGGCGAAGAAGCTGTACGTCGTTTCAAGAAGGGCGACGAGATCGAAACCGTCATCCTGTCTGTCGATCCGGAGCGTGAGCGCATCTCCCTGGGCGTCAAGCAGCTGGAAGACGATCCGTTCTCCAACTTCGTGTCGCTGAACGAGAAAGGCACCATCGTTACCGGTACCGTCAAAGAAGTCGATGCCAAGGGCGCTGTGATCACCCTGGGTGACGACATCGAAGGCACCCTGAAGGCCTCCGAAATCAGCCGTGACCGTGTCGAAGACGCGCGTAACGCTCTGAACGTCGGTGACGAAGTCGAAGCCAAGATCATCAGCGTTGACCGCAAGAGCCGTGTCATCAGCCTGTCGATCAAGGCCAAGGACGTCGAAGACGAGAAGGAAGCTATCCAGGGCCTGCGTCAGCAGGAAATGGCAGCCGCTGGTCCGACCACCATTGGTGATCTGATCAAGCAGCAGATGGAGAACAAGGGCAACTGA
- the gyrA gene encoding DNA gyrase subunit A, producing MGELAKEILPVNIEDELKQSYLDYAMSVIVGRALPDVRDGLKPVHRRVLFAMSELNNDWNKPYKKSARVVGDVIGKYHPHGDSAVYDTIVRMAQPFSLRYLLVDGQGNFGSVDGDNAAAMRYTEIRMTKLAHELLADLDKETVDWVPNYDGTEQIPAVLPTKVPNLLINGSSGIAVGMATNIPPHNLTEVISGCLALIKNPDMTIDELMEHIPGPDFPTAGIINGRAGIVEAYKTGRGRIYVRARCAIEDIDKVGGRQQIIISELPYQLNKARLIEKIAELVKEKKLEGISELRDESDKDGMRVVIELRRGEVAEVVLNNLYAQTQMQNVFGINIVGLLDGQPKILNLKELLDAFIRHRREVVTRRTVYELRKARERGHILEGQAVALSNIDPVIELIKQSPTPAEAKERLIAHAWEPGAVVEMVERAGAESCRPDGLDEQFGLREGKYYLSPEQAQAILELRLHRLTGLEHEKLLTEYQEILVQIGELLRILNSQERLMEVIVEELELIRNNYGDARRTEIVASRLDLTLADLITEEDRVVTISHGGYAKSQRLADYQAQRRGGRGKAATGVKDEDYVSHLLVANSHTTLLLFSSKGKVYWLKTYEIPEASRTARGRPLVNLLPLSEGERITTMLPVDIDALIKQAEEEGTAGDETDAASVVLEVEGEEADDTVAPIEKTRGPFVFMATACGTVKKTPLKEFAFQLQKGKIAIRLSDGDELVKVALTDGNSDVLLFASNGKAARFDEAKVRSMGRTAAGVRGIRLAEEARVVSLIVADQGEILLATERGFGKRTPLEEFTKKNRGTQGIIAVMTNERNGNLVGAAQVLENEEIMLISDQGTLVRTRVSEVRVMGRNTQGVTLIKLAPSEKLVGLERVQEPSELEEGDVIEVVGELDEGAPALDDEGMIDAGDDAPAADDQDQEQL from the coding sequence ATGGGTGAACTGGCCAAAGAAATCCTTCCAGTCAATATCGAAGATGAACTGAAGCAGTCGTACCTCGACTACGCCATGAGCGTCATCGTCGGGCGCGCGCTGCCGGATGTGCGTGACGGCCTGAAGCCGGTTCACCGTCGCGTCCTGTTCGCCATGAGCGAGTTGAACAACGACTGGAACAAGCCGTACAAGAAGTCGGCCCGTGTCGTCGGCGACGTGATCGGTAAGTATCACCCCCACGGCGACTCGGCGGTGTATGACACCATCGTGCGCATGGCCCAGCCCTTCTCCCTGCGTTATCTGCTGGTAGATGGTCAGGGCAACTTCGGTTCGGTCGATGGTGATAACGCCGCAGCGATGCGTTACACCGAAATTCGCATGACCAAGCTCGCCCATGAGCTGCTTGCCGATCTGGACAAGGAAACGGTCGACTGGGTGCCCAACTACGACGGCACCGAGCAGATTCCTGCGGTACTGCCGACCAAGGTCCCGAACCTGCTGATCAACGGTTCCAGCGGTATCGCCGTGGGTATGGCGACGAACATTCCGCCGCACAATCTGACCGAGGTCATCAGTGGCTGTCTGGCGCTGATCAAGAATCCGGACATGACCATCGACGAACTGATGGAACATATCCCCGGCCCGGATTTCCCCACCGCGGGCATCATCAACGGCCGTGCAGGCATCGTCGAGGCGTACAAGACCGGTCGCGGCCGTATTTATGTCCGCGCCCGCTGTGCCATCGAAGACATCGACAAAGTCGGCGGCCGTCAGCAGATCATCATCAGCGAACTGCCTTACCAGCTGAACAAGGCGCGCCTGATCGAAAAGATCGCCGAGCTGGTCAAGGAGAAGAAGCTCGAAGGCATCAGCGAATTGCGTGACGAGTCCGACAAGGACGGCATGCGGGTCGTGATCGAGCTGCGCCGCGGCGAAGTGGCCGAGGTGGTGCTGAACAACCTGTACGCCCAGACGCAGATGCAGAACGTGTTCGGCATCAATATCGTCGGGCTGCTTGACGGTCAGCCGAAGATTCTCAATCTGAAAGAACTGCTCGACGCTTTCATCCGTCATCGTCGCGAAGTCGTCACGCGTCGTACCGTTTACGAGCTGCGCAAGGCGCGCGAACGTGGCCATATCCTGGAAGGTCAGGCGGTCGCGCTGTCGAATATTGATCCGGTGATCGAGCTGATCAAGCAGTCGCCCACTCCCGCCGAAGCCAAGGAACGGCTGATCGCCCACGCCTGGGAGCCGGGTGCGGTGGTCGAGATGGTCGAGCGCGCTGGTGCCGAATCCTGCCGTCCGGACGGGCTGGATGAGCAGTTCGGCCTGCGCGAAGGCAAGTATTACCTGTCTCCCGAGCAGGCCCAGGCCATCCTTGAGCTGCGTCTGCATCGCCTGACCGGTCTGGAGCACGAAAAGCTACTGACCGAATACCAAGAGATTCTGGTTCAGATCGGCGAGCTGCTGCGCATCCTCAACAGCCAGGAACGGCTGATGGAAGTGATCGTCGAAGAGCTCGAGTTGATCCGGAACAATTATGGCGATGCACGTCGTACCGAAATTGTCGCTTCACGCCTCGATCTGACTCTGGCTGACTTGATCACCGAAGAAGATCGCGTTGTCACTATTTCTCACGGCGGCTATGCCAAGAGCCAGCGCCTGGCCGACTATCAGGCCCAGCGCCGCGGCGGTCGAGGCAAGGCTGCAACCGGCGTCAAGGACGAGGATTACGTTTCGCACCTGCTGGTTGCCAACAGCCACACCACGCTGCTGCTGTTCTCCAGCAAGGGTAAGGTGTACTGGCTGAAGACGTACGAGATTCCGGAAGCCTCGCGCACCGCCCGCGGCCGACCGCTGGTCAACCTGTTGCCGCTTTCGGAAGGCGAGCGGATCACGACCATGCTGCCGGTCGATATTGACGCTCTGATCAAGCAGGCCGAAGAAGAAGGTACCGCCGGAGACGAAACCGACGCCGCATCCGTCGTGCTTGAAGTAGAAGGCGAAGAGGCTGATGACACCGTCGCGCCGATCGAGAAGACCCGAGGCCCGTTCGTGTTCATGGCGACTGCCTGCGGCACGGTGAAGAAGACCCCGCTCAAGGAATTCGCGTTCCAGCTGCAGAAGGGCAAGATCGCCATCCGCTTGAGCGATGGTGACGAGTTGGTCAAGGTCGCACTCACCGACGGTAACAGCGATGTACTGCTGTTCGCATCCAACGGCAAGGCGGCTCGCTTCGACGAGGCGAAGGTGCGTTCCATGGGTCGTACCGCCGCGGGCGTGCGCGGTATCCGCCTGGCTGAAGAGGCTCGGGTGGTGTCGCTGATCGTCGCCGACCAGGGCGAGATCCTGCTGGCTACCGAGCGTGGCTTCGGCAAGCGCACACCATTGGAAGAGTTCACCAAGAAAAACCGCGGTACCCAGGGCATCATCGCGGTCATGACCAACGAGCGTAACGGCAACCTGGTCGGCGCAGCGCAGGTCCTCGAGAACGAAGAGATCATGTTGATCTCCGATCAAGGGACCCTGGTCCGGACCCGGGTATCCGAGGTCCGCGTGATGGGTCGAAACACGCAGGGCGTCACGCTGATCAAGCTGGCTCCCAGCGAGAAGCTGGTTGGGCTTGAGCGTGTGCAGGAGCCGTCCGAGCTTGAAGAGGGCGATGTGATCGAAGTGGTTGGCGAGCTGGATGAAGGCGCGCCGGCACTTGACGATGAAGGCATGATCGACGCGGGCGACGATGCGCCTGCGGCCGATGATCAGGACCAGGAGCAACTCTGA
- the cmk gene encoding (d)CMP kinase, protein MNDQPIPVITIDGPGGSGKGTIAGLLARRLGWNLLDSGALYRLLAFAARNHGVDYTNEETLKRLAAHLDVQFVAGDDNEQHIVLEGEDVTRAIRGEEMGAGASQVAALPAVRDALLERQRAFREAPGLVADGRDMGTVVFADAGLKVFLTASSQERAERRHKQLLQKGQPASLASLLDEIVARDERDMNRSVAPLKPAADAILIDSTSMSIEEVLERVHAEALKRDLLG, encoded by the coding sequence ATGAACGATCAGCCAATACCAGTCATCACCATTGACGGACCTGGCGGCTCGGGGAAGGGCACCATTGCCGGCCTGCTGGCCAGGCGCCTGGGCTGGAATCTGCTCGACTCCGGTGCGCTGTATCGGCTGCTGGCCTTTGCTGCGCGCAATCATGGCGTCGACTACACCAACGAAGAAACTCTGAAGCGGCTGGCCGCTCATCTGGATGTCCAGTTCGTTGCTGGCGACGACAATGAGCAGCACATCGTGCTCGAGGGAGAAGATGTAACCCGGGCCATCCGCGGGGAAGAGATGGGTGCCGGCGCGTCGCAGGTTGCCGCTCTCCCGGCCGTACGTGACGCGCTGCTCGAACGGCAGCGTGCGTTTCGTGAAGCGCCGGGTCTGGTCGCCGACGGGCGCGACATGGGAACCGTGGTCTTTGCCGATGCTGGATTGAAGGTATTCCTGACCGCAAGCTCCCAGGAACGCGCCGAACGGCGCCACAAGCAGTTGCTGCAAAAAGGGCAACCTGCTAGTCTGGCGAGTCTTCTTGATGAGATTGTTGCTCGAGACGAGCGGGACATGAACCGCAGCGTGGCTCCATTGAAGCCTGCTGCCGATGCCATCCTGATCGATTCGACAAGCATGAGCATTGAAGAAGTCCTAGAACGTGTCCATGCAGAAGCGCTTAAGCGCGATCTGCTGGGCTAA